A window of the Juglans microcarpa x Juglans regia isolate MS1-56 chromosome 5D, Jm3101_v1.0, whole genome shotgun sequence genome harbors these coding sequences:
- the LOC121265928 gene encoding golgin subfamily A member 6-like protein 7 codes for MSSSVASTSLLNHTLSDAPMCSCGKQVVLRISNTRRNLGRAFFGCPLYNKEGLPDCKFFKWSDSSEYKEQDFVKREAELLRKEEELKKREAELRKDEELKNREAEVLRKDEELKKREEEIEKRELALHNHQAEFRIQEADMRHARKLFRIFWLIAIIIYLYLILSLG; via the exons ATGTCGTCATCAGTTGCGTCAACATCGTTGCTTAATCATACATTGAGTGACGCCCCAATGTGCAGCTGTGGGAAACAAGTTGTACTTAGAATATCAAATACTCGAAGAAATCTGGGGCGAGCATTCTTTGGGTGTCCACTCTACAACAAAGAG GGGTTACCGGACTGCAAGTTTTTCAAGTGGTCAGATAGTAGTGAATACAAAGAGCAAGACTTTGTAAAGAGAGAAGCAGAATTATTAAGGAAAGAGGAAGAacttaaaaagagagaagcagAATTAAGGAAAGATGAAGAACTTAAAAACAGAGAAGCAGAAGTATTAAGAAAAGATGAAGAgcttaaaaagagagaagaagagattgAGAAGAGGGAGTTGGCACTCCATAATCATCAAGCCGAGTTTCGCATTCAAGAAGCCGACATGCGGCATGCACGCAAACTATTTCGTATATTTTGGCTAATAGCCATAATTATTTACTTGTATTTGATACTCTCACTGGGTTGA
- the LOC121265930 gene encoding protein FAR-RED IMPAIRED RESPONSE 1-like translates to MNAFFDGYVHARTNLKEFVDQFDNALKKKIENENQADFNSFNFTVPCISHLAFEKKFQDVYTNSKFREVQQEIMGMIYCHYRFEKMDGVIATYSVDDQVKAEDFIKEVTYTLYFNETECEAKCVCGLFEMRGIICRHILAIFSAKKVRELPEKYILDRWRKDIKRKYTFISRSYDIADQRPETVRYKRILKTFNEVVTNAVSCDGHTEEMISKLYAMNEVWRTSNPKDIDSNVGGSTVNAATEGSSKKVLSPMLSEAREDPRRRRLDTELLESSGNQLGISEMRVQENVQTSIMVDQESGQQTPVIGTQESPEMADGTQPETADGMQPSSFL, encoded by the exons ATGAATGCTTTCTTTGATGGTTACGTGCATGCCAGGACAAACCTTAAAGAGTTTGTTGATCAGTTCGACAAtgcattgaagaaaaaaattgagaacGAAAACCAAGCtgacttcaattcatttaactTCACGGTTCCTTGCATATCACACTTGGCTTTTGAGAAGAAGTTTCAAGATGTATacacaaattcaaaatttaggGAGGTTCAACAAGAGATAATGGGAATGATATATTGTCATTATCGTTTCGAGAAAATGGATGGAGTAATCGCAACTTACTCGGTCGATGATCAAGTTAAGGCTGAAGATTTCATCAAGGAGGTTACTTACACTCTTTACTTTAATGAGACCGAATGTGAGGCGAAGTGTGTTTGTGGGTTGTTTGAGATGCGAGGGATCATTTGTAGACATATTCTTGCCAtcttttcagctaagaaagttCGTGAGTTGCCGGAAAAGTACATATTGGACCGGTGGAGAAAAGACATAAAACGTAAGTATACGTTTATTTCGAGAAGTTATGACATTGCTGATCAGAGACCCGAAACTGTTAGGTATAAACGTATATTGAAAACTTTCAATGAGGTAGTAACAAATGCAGTTTCGTGCGATGGGCATACTGAGGAAATGATTTCGAAGTTATATGCGATGAATGAGGTATGGCGCACTTCGAACCCCAAGGACATAGATTCTAATGTTGGAGGAAGTACCGTGAATGCAGCCACAGAAGGAAGTTCCAAAAAGGTGCTAAGTCCCATGTTGTCAGAGGCAAGGGAAGACCCCCGT AGGCGTAGATTGGATACTGAACTATTGGAAAGTAGTGGAAACCAACTCGGGATATCGGAAATGAGGGTGCAAGAAAATGTACAAACTTCCATAATGGTGGATCAAGAAAGTGGACAACAAACTCCAGTGATAGGGACACAAGAAAGC CCGGAAATGGCAGATGGAACGCAGCCGGAGACTGCAGATGGAATGCAGCCAAGCAGCTTCTTGTAG
- the LOC121264464 gene encoding protein FAR1-RELATED SEQUENCE 5-like isoform X1, with protein MTFESENELINYYKHYGKRCGFGVMTQRSKREKDETVKYVTVGCARGGKARNRASNVSKPRPTSKTDYKVRMNVMLKDGKLCVTSVFNTHNHGLSPRKSRFFRCNREVNESVKRVLDTNDEAGIRMNKSFHALVTEVGGFENVPFGEKDCRNYIDKARHLRLGKGGAQALFEYFRKMQFKNDGFFSLIELDDDDRLKSVLWADARSRGAYNYFGDVVTFDTTYLTNRYGMPFAPFVGVNHHGQSILLGAGLISSEDTESFVWLFKTWLDCMDGKAPNTIITDQDRAMKNAIAIVFPNTRHRYCLWHILRKVPEKLGSHAQYKCGLKSKLLSCVYDSLTIEEFENSWNSLKDTFNLHENAWLQNLYAEREFWVPVYLKNSFWAGMSTT; from the coding sequence ATGACTTTTGAGTCGGAGAATGAGTTGATTAATTACTATAAACATTACGGAAAACGATGTGGTTTTGGCGTAATGACACAAAGGAGTAAAAGGGAGAAAGATGAGACTGTGAAATATGTCACTGTGGGATGTGCTCGGGGTGGCAAGGCACGAAATAGGGCGTCAAACGTCTCCAAGCCTCGGCCAACAAGCAAGACAGACTACAAGGTAAGGATGAATGTCATGTTAAAGGATGGGAAGCTGTGTGTCACATCCGTATTTAACACACACAATCATGGGCTTAGTCCAAGAAAATCCAGATTTTTCAGATGCAACAGAGAAGTTAATGAGTCTGTTAAGAGGGTGTTGGATACTAATGATGAGGCTGGTATACGGATGAATAAAAGTTTCCATGCTCTTGTGACTGAGGTGGGTGGGTTTGAGAACGTACCATTTGGAGAAAAAGATTGTCGTAATTATATTGACAAGGCACGACACTTGCGCCTTGGTAAAGGTGGTGCTCAAGCGCTGTTTGAGTATTTTAGAAAGATGCAATTCAAGAATGATGGTTTTTTCAGCCTCATAGAATTGGATGATGATGATAGACTGAAAAGTGTACTTTGGGCGGACGCCCGTAGTAGAGGGGCCTACAACTACTTTGGAGATGTAGTAACATTCGATACCACATACCTGACAAATAGGTATGGAATGCCATTTGCACCTTTTGTGGGTGTAAACCATCATGGACAGTCAATCCTTTTGGGTGCAGGCCTTATTTCAAGTGAGGATACAGAATCGTTTGTTTGGTTATTTAAAACTTGGCTTGATTGCATGGATGGAAAAGCGCCGAATACTATCATAACAGATCAAGATCGCGCAATGAAAAATGCGATAGCTATTGTCTTTCCCAACACGCGGCATAGATATTGCTTGTGGCACATATTGCGAAAGGTGCCTGAGAAGCTTGGTTCCCATGCTCAATACAAATGTGGCCTGAAAAGTAAGCTACTATCTTGTGTCTATGACTCTCTTACAATCGAGGAGTTTGAGAATTCTTGGAACAGCCTGAAGGATACTTTCAATTTACATGAAAATGCATGGTTGCAAAACTTATATGCGGAAAGAGAGTTTTGGGTGCCGGTATATTTAAAGAACTcgttttgggctggaatgagtacaacttAA
- the LOC121264464 gene encoding cell wall protein TIR4-like isoform X2 codes for MEKEKEDASRITVPITNPSIQDNISRPLYPTFSNYMPSYYDPMSHAWLPPFVPPPNANPYLWSNQQHPWSSTAAATSSTTALSSSAALYSSVMPMMGPLLNTYPYPWNNQQHPWISTSTPMSSSASSVSSSVAASSSVQSSASVASSSCSALPAFVPPTSTNPYPCDSVVMFLILHMQFLLHYLEHTFSCHTFFS; via the exons atggagaaagagaaagaagatgcATCCCGCATAACAGTTCCTATCACCAATCCATCAATCCAG GACAACATATCAAGACCACTGtatccaactttttcaaattacatgcCAAGTTACTACGATCCAATGTCTCATGCGTGGTTACCACCTTTTGTGCCTCCTCCAAATGCCAACCCATATCTATGGAGCAACCAG CAACACCCATGGAGCTCTACTGCCGCTGCAACGTCAAGTACTACTGCCCTAAGTAGTTCTGCTGCCTTGTATAGTTCTGTCATGCCAATGATGGGACCTCTTCTAAATACGTACCCATATCCATGGAACAACCAG CAACACCCATGGATCTCTACTTCTACTCCCATGTCTAGTTCTGCAAGTAGTGTCAGCTCTAGTGTAGCTGCGAGTTCTAGTGTACAGAGCAGCGCTAGCGTCGCTTCAAGCTCTTGTTCAGCTTTACCAGCATTTGTTCCTCCAACTTCTACCAACCCATATCCATGTGACAGTGTGGTGATGTTTTTGATTCTCCACATGCAGTTTCTTTTACATTATCTAGAACATACTTTTTCATGCCATACTTTTTTCTCCTAA
- the LOC121266197 gene encoding uncharacterized protein LOC121266197 isoform X3: MDQEPFEHGPSFMDRLCCCFRCSPFSCDDRWKAKDITTLRKIYCKNGTYKPREWAHMMVVVVLLQVNCFAQYALCTLNLGYKRSNRPALGVGICLSVAITAPAIAGVYSIVSPLGREYDSGLDEEAQVQTFSNGTSQPSHPRVQAMEKRFSFASRNEKMVVEYAPKWSGGLFDIWDDISTAYLSLCCCFCVFGWNMERLGFGNMYVHIATFLLFCMAPFWIFNLAAINIDDETVREALGLTGVMLCVFGLLYGGYWRIQMRKRFNLPANDLFGGKPAVADCTQWLFCCWCSLAQEVRTADFYDIVEDKFCRKQKDENGQPSLSPLPREDGSVRFSSSPTLLWNNPRLSKLRDENSMSPSRPHPNYHHSPDGELPILQEFSAGGMDNSMKPPNLSSMQRED, encoded by the exons ATGGATCAAGAACCCTTTGAACATGGCCCTTCTTTTATGGATAGGCTGTGTTGCTGTTTCAGGTGCAGTCCTTTTTCTTGTGATGACAG GTGGAAGGCTAAGGACATTACTACACTCAGAAAGATATACTGCAAGAATGGCACTTACAAGCCACGTGAATGGGCCCATATGATGGTGGTAGTTGTGTTACTTCAGGTAAATTGCTTTGCTCAATATGCCTTGTGCACACTCAATTTGGGATATAAAAGATCCAATCGACCTGCTTTGGGTGTTGGAATCTGTCTCTCTGTTGCAATTACTGCTCCAGCAATAGCAGGTGTCTACTCCATTGTAAGCCCCCTCGGGAGGGAGTATGACTCTGGACTTGATGAGGAAGCGCAGGTTCAAACCTTTAGTAATGGCACCAGTCAACCCAGCCACCCAAGGGTGCAGGCGATGGAAAAAAGATTTTCGTTTGCATCAAGAAATGAGAAGATGGTTGTTGAGTATGCACCCAAATGGAGTGGGGGCCTATTTGATATTTGGGACGATATTTCTACAGCGTATCTCTCTCTATGTTGCTGCTTTTGTGTCTTCGGTTGGAATATGGAAAGACTTGGGTTTGGGAATATGTATGTTCACATTGCAACTTTTCTCCTCTTCTGCATGGCCCCATTTTGGATCTTCAACTTGGCTGCCATCAATATTGATGATGAGACTGTCAGGGAAGCTCTAGGATTAACTGGTGTCATGctttgtgtgtttggtttacTCTATGGTGGATACTGGAGGATTCAAATGAGAAAGAGATTCAACTTGCCTGCGAATGATTTGTTCGGTGGAAAGCCAGCTGTTGCAGATTGCACACAGTGGCTTTTCTGTTGTTGGTGCTCTCTTGCCCAGGAAGTTCGAACGGCCGATTTCTATGACATTGTGGAAGATAAATTTTGCAGAAAACAGAAGGATGAGAATGGCCAGCCATCACTCTCCCCTTTACCACGTGAAGATGGATCGGTTCGATTCAGTTCCAGCCCAACTTTACTTTGGAACAACCCCAGATTGTCTAAGCTCAGGGATGAAAACTCCATGAGTCCAAGTAGGCCACATCCAAACTATCATCATAGCCCCGATGGGGAGCTCCCAATATTGCAGGAGTTTTCTGCGGGCGGCATGGACAATTCTATGAAGCCACCCAATCTATCATCGATGCAGAGAGAAGACTGA
- the LOC121266197 gene encoding uncharacterized protein LOC121266197 isoform X2, with amino-acid sequence MIPTRNGGDLTEGWEESTSSMAMHIYNANGNDVLHISTSRKGLLSDESLRREERDRLSIIPSRLGLLKTNSSGFREHFSGILAPRIDWKSLRIICKAWIKNPLNMALLLWIGCVAVSGAVLFLVMTGMLNSVLPKKSQRNAWFEVNNQILNALFTLMSLYQHPKRFHHLVLLCRWKAKDITTLRKIYCKNGTYKPREWAHMMVVVVLLQVNCFAQYALCTLNLGYKRSNRPALGVGICLSVAITAPAIAGVYSIVSPLGREYDSGLDEEAQVQTFSNGTSQPSHPRVQAMEKRFSFASRNEKMVVEYAPKWSGGLFDIWDDISTAYLSLCCCFCVFGWNMERLGFGNMYVHIATFLLFCMAPFWIFNLAAINIDDETVREALGLTGVMLCVFGLLYGGYWRIQMRKRFNLPANDLFGGKPAVADCTQWLFCCWCSLAQEVRTADFYDIVEDKFCRKQKDENGQPSLSPLPREDGSVRFSSSPTLLWNNPRLSKLRDENSMSPSRPHPNYHHSPDGELPILQEFSAGGMDNSMKPPNLSSMQRED; translated from the exons ATGATTCCAACTCGTAATGGAGGAGACTTAACGGAAGGTTGGGAAGAATCAACCTCAAGTATGGCCATGCACATTTATAATGCCAATGGAAACGATGTTCTTCATATTTCAACATCCAGAAAGGGACTACTGAGTGATGAAAGTCTTAGAAGAGAGGAAAGGGACAGGTTATCAATTATTCCCAGTAGACTGGGCTTGCTGAAAACCAATTCCAGTG GTTTTCGAGAGCATTTCAGTGGGATTCTAGCTCCGAGGATTGATTGGAAATCGCTGAGGATAATCTGTAAAGCATGGATCAAGAACCCTTTGAACATGGCCCTTCTTTTATGGATAGGCTGTGTTGCTGTTTCAGGTGCAGTCCTTTTTCTTGTGATGACAGGTATGTTAAACAGTGTCCTACCTAAAAAGTCACAGAGAAATGCCTGGTTTGAGGTCAATAATCAAATCCTCAATGCTCTCTTTACCCTCATGAGTCTGTATCAACACCCAAAGCGGTTCCACCACCTTGTGCTTCTGTGCAGGTGGAAGGCTAAGGACATTACTACACTCAGAAAGATATACTGCAAGAATGGCACTTACAAGCCACGTGAATGGGCCCATATGATGGTGGTAGTTGTGTTACTTCAGGTAAATTGCTTTGCTCAATATGCCTTGTGCACACTCAATTTGGGATATAAAAGATCCAATCGACCTGCTTTGGGTGTTGGAATCTGTCTCTCTGTTGCAATTACTGCTCCAGCAATAGCAGGTGTCTACTCCATTGTAAGCCCCCTCGGGAGGGAGTATGACTCTGGACTTGATGAGGAAGCGCAGGTTCAAACCTTTAGTAATGGCACCAGTCAACCCAGCCACCCAAGGGTGCAGGCGATGGAAAAAAGATTTTCGTTTGCATCAAGAAATGAGAAGATGGTTGTTGAGTATGCACCCAAATGGAGTGGGGGCCTATTTGATATTTGGGACGATATTTCTACAGCGTATCTCTCTCTATGTTGCTGCTTTTGTGTCTTCGGTTGGAATATGGAAAGACTTGGGTTTGGGAATATGTATGTTCACATTGCAACTTTTCTCCTCTTCTGCATGGCCCCATTTTGGATCTTCAACTTGGCTGCCATCAATATTGATGATGAGACTGTCAGGGAAGCTCTAGGATTAACTGGTGTCATGctttgtgtgtttggtttacTCTATGGTGGATACTGGAGGATTCAAATGAGAAAGAGATTCAACTTGCCTGCGAATGATTTGTTCGGTGGAAAGCCAGCTGTTGCAGATTGCACACAGTGGCTTTTCTGTTGTTGGTGCTCTCTTGCCCAGGAAGTTCGAACGGCCGATTTCTATGACATTGTGGAAGATAAATTTTGCAGAAAACAGAAGGATGAGAATGGCCAGCCATCACTCTCCCCTTTACCACGTGAAGATGGATCGGTTCGATTCAGTTCCAGCCCAACTTTACTTTGGAACAACCCCAGATTGTCTAAGCTCAGGGATGAAAACTCCATGAGTCCAAGTAGGCCACATCCAAACTATCATCATAGCCCCGATGGGGAGCTCCCAATATTGCAGGAGTTTTCTGCGGGCGGCATGGACAATTCTATGAAGCCACCCAATCTATCATCGATGCAGAGAGAAGACTGA
- the LOC121266197 gene encoding uncharacterized protein LOC121266197 isoform X1 has translation MIPTRNGGDLTEGWEESTSSMAMHIYNANGNDVLHISTSRKGLLSDESLRREERDRLSIIPSRLGLLKTNSSGNLVSPKARFQHIVDEKDDISHEKDDISRSVPSLTIQGFREHFSGILAPRIDWKSLRIICKAWIKNPLNMALLLWIGCVAVSGAVLFLVMTGMLNSVLPKKSQRNAWFEVNNQILNALFTLMSLYQHPKRFHHLVLLCRWKAKDITTLRKIYCKNGTYKPREWAHMMVVVVLLQVNCFAQYALCTLNLGYKRSNRPALGVGICLSVAITAPAIAGVYSIVSPLGREYDSGLDEEAQVQTFSNGTSQPSHPRVQAMEKRFSFASRNEKMVVEYAPKWSGGLFDIWDDISTAYLSLCCCFCVFGWNMERLGFGNMYVHIATFLLFCMAPFWIFNLAAINIDDETVREALGLTGVMLCVFGLLYGGYWRIQMRKRFNLPANDLFGGKPAVADCTQWLFCCWCSLAQEVRTADFYDIVEDKFCRKQKDENGQPSLSPLPREDGSVRFSSSPTLLWNNPRLSKLRDENSMSPSRPHPNYHHSPDGELPILQEFSAGGMDNSMKPPNLSSMQRED, from the coding sequence ATGATTCCAACTCGTAATGGAGGAGACTTAACGGAAGGTTGGGAAGAATCAACCTCAAGTATGGCCATGCACATTTATAATGCCAATGGAAACGATGTTCTTCATATTTCAACATCCAGAAAGGGACTACTGAGTGATGAAAGTCTTAGAAGAGAGGAAAGGGACAGGTTATCAATTATTCCCAGTAGACTGGGCTTGCTGAAAACCAATTCCAGTGGTAACTTAGTTTCCCCAAAAGCTAGATTTCAGCATATTGTAGATGAAAAGGATGACATCTCACATGAAAAGGATGACATCTCACGTTCTGTACCCTCTTTGACTATCCAAGGTTTTCGAGAGCATTTCAGTGGGATTCTAGCTCCGAGGATTGATTGGAAATCGCTGAGGATAATCTGTAAAGCATGGATCAAGAACCCTTTGAACATGGCCCTTCTTTTATGGATAGGCTGTGTTGCTGTTTCAGGTGCAGTCCTTTTTCTTGTGATGACAGGTATGTTAAACAGTGTCCTACCTAAAAAGTCACAGAGAAATGCCTGGTTTGAGGTCAATAATCAAATCCTCAATGCTCTCTTTACCCTCATGAGTCTGTATCAACACCCAAAGCGGTTCCACCACCTTGTGCTTCTGTGCAGGTGGAAGGCTAAGGACATTACTACACTCAGAAAGATATACTGCAAGAATGGCACTTACAAGCCACGTGAATGGGCCCATATGATGGTGGTAGTTGTGTTACTTCAGGTAAATTGCTTTGCTCAATATGCCTTGTGCACACTCAATTTGGGATATAAAAGATCCAATCGACCTGCTTTGGGTGTTGGAATCTGTCTCTCTGTTGCAATTACTGCTCCAGCAATAGCAGGTGTCTACTCCATTGTAAGCCCCCTCGGGAGGGAGTATGACTCTGGACTTGATGAGGAAGCGCAGGTTCAAACCTTTAGTAATGGCACCAGTCAACCCAGCCACCCAAGGGTGCAGGCGATGGAAAAAAGATTTTCGTTTGCATCAAGAAATGAGAAGATGGTTGTTGAGTATGCACCCAAATGGAGTGGGGGCCTATTTGATATTTGGGACGATATTTCTACAGCGTATCTCTCTCTATGTTGCTGCTTTTGTGTCTTCGGTTGGAATATGGAAAGACTTGGGTTTGGGAATATGTATGTTCACATTGCAACTTTTCTCCTCTTCTGCATGGCCCCATTTTGGATCTTCAACTTGGCTGCCATCAATATTGATGATGAGACTGTCAGGGAAGCTCTAGGATTAACTGGTGTCATGctttgtgtgtttggtttacTCTATGGTGGATACTGGAGGATTCAAATGAGAAAGAGATTCAACTTGCCTGCGAATGATTTGTTCGGTGGAAAGCCAGCTGTTGCAGATTGCACACAGTGGCTTTTCTGTTGTTGGTGCTCTCTTGCCCAGGAAGTTCGAACGGCCGATTTCTATGACATTGTGGAAGATAAATTTTGCAGAAAACAGAAGGATGAGAATGGCCAGCCATCACTCTCCCCTTTACCACGTGAAGATGGATCGGTTCGATTCAGTTCCAGCCCAACTTTACTTTGGAACAACCCCAGATTGTCTAAGCTCAGGGATGAAAACTCCATGAGTCCAAGTAGGCCACATCCAAACTATCATCATAGCCCCGATGGGGAGCTCCCAATATTGCAGGAGTTTTCTGCGGGCGGCATGGACAATTCTATGAAGCCACCCAATCTATCATCGATGCAGAGAGAAGACTGA